From the Microplitis mediator isolate UGA2020A chromosome 6, iyMicMedi2.1, whole genome shotgun sequence genome, one window contains:
- the LOC130670397 gene encoding cyclin-T-like, producing the protein MAQKWYFNKEELKNSPSSKDGISAEKELDHKQQAAYLITDLGKRLKLSEVCVHTAIVYMHRFFIHHSLAKFHRYEIATAAIFLAAKVEEEPQKSQAVISALHVCLNKYEVHQLDTTFAKNQEKVKALTSNEQLLLGTLGFKMGVSHPHHYIKKFCGEIKACKELCKIFLQMANYTLQMTSMCVKYKPAVVASFCIYFTIQSSQWKIPQVIDGNLWFWLLDTKVTFDLLIKMDREFKAVLDKMSPRIKNRVMGLFKNPSVKVTAVNRIATTPSSSDPEIVSGNPEVEKPRTRRKISYHEYRDRLMKKKSESDGSSTSSPPDVEVQDNSIGSTCQLVPSAKADLDHSRKHQNNYDMGSILCSAKRRKLL; encoded by the coding sequence atgGCTCAAAAGTGGTATTTCAACAAAGAAGAGTTGAAGAACTCTCCTAGTTCCAAGGATGGCATCAGCGCGGAGAAGGAGCTAGATCACAAACAACAAGCCGCTTACCTTATAACTGATTTGGGCAAGCGGCTAAAGTTGTCAGAAGTCTGTGTGCACACTGCCATTGTGTACATGCACAGATTCTTTATTCACCATTCATTAGCCAAGTTTCACCGGTATGAAATTGCCACGGCAGCGATTTTTCTGGCGGCAAAGGTGGAAGAAGAGCCACAAAAATCGCAGGCGGTCATCAGCGCTCTTCATGTCTGCCTCAACAAATACGAAGTTCACCAACTGGACACTACTTTTGCCAAGAACCAGGAGAAGGTCAAGGCACTAACTTCAAATGAGCAACTTCTTCTGGGAACACTTGGATTCAAGATGGGGGTTAGTCACCCTCATCATTACATCAAGAAATTCTGTGGGGAAATAAAAGCTTGCAAGGAATTATGCAAGATTTTCCTGCAGATGGCTAATTACACTTTACAGATGACGTCAATGTGCGTGAAATATAAACCGGCAGTTGTGGCGTCAttctgtatttattttaccatCCAATCATCGCAGTGGAAGATTCCCCAAGTCATAGACGGGAATCTTTGGTTTTGGCTCCTCGACACCAAAGTGACCTTCGATTTACTGATTAAGATGGACAGGGAGTTTAAAGCGGTTTTAGATAAAATGTCACCCAGGATAAAAAACCGGGTAAtgggattatttaaaaatccatcGGTCAAAGTGACTGCAGTGAATCGGATAGCGACGACCCCCAGTTCATCGGATCCAGAAATCGTTTCCGGTAACCCTGAAGTCGAGAAGCCAAGGACTCGACGAAAAATCAGCTATCACGAGTATCGTGATAgactgatgaagaaaaaatctgAATCAGATGGATCATCGACTTCTTCACCTCCTGATGTAGAAGTTCAGGATAATTCCATTGGAAGTACCTGCCAGCTTGTACCCTCAGCTAAAGCGGATCTGGACCACAGCCGTAAGcatcaaaataattacgacATGGGCAGTATTTTGTGTTCTGCTAAGAGACGTAAGCTTTTGtag